A genomic segment from Pseudomonas sp. M30-35 encodes:
- a CDS encoding nucleotidyltransferase family protein — MNSAASGVIAVVLAAGRGRRFGSDKRIAQLSDGQGLLAATVARAQRHFAQVYVVLREGDDPQALGLTSQTHLVRCADADQGVGNSLAAAIAQVATIHSQARAVAVLLGDMPWLADLTLQQLVHAADSSRIVFPVYNGERGHPVIFGRQYWSQLQSLKGDQGARAILQEHAHSCIPLEVEDAAILLDVDHPDAIR; from the coding sequence CTGAACAGCGCCGCAAGCGGTGTCATCGCGGTCGTTCTGGCTGCTGGGCGAGGGCGGCGTTTTGGTAGTGATAAGCGCATCGCGCAACTCAGCGATGGCCAAGGCTTACTGGCAGCCACTGTCGCCCGCGCTCAGCGCCACTTTGCGCAGGTTTATGTGGTCCTGCGTGAGGGCGATGACCCGCAGGCGCTTGGTCTCACAAGCCAAACCCATCTTGTGCGCTGCGCAGATGCCGATCAGGGCGTGGGCAATAGTTTGGCCGCAGCGATTGCTCAGGTTGCGACCATCCACAGCCAGGCGCGTGCGGTTGCAGTATTGTTGGGCGATATGCCTTGGCTGGCTGACCTGACACTGCAACAGTTGGTGCACGCGGCTGACAGCTCGCGGATTGTGTTCCCGGTGTATAACGGTGAACGTGGTCATCCGGTCATATTCGGTCGGCAGTATTGGTCGCAACTTCAGTCTCTAAAGGGCGATCAAGGTGCCAGGGCGATACTGCAGGAACATGCCCATTCCTGCATTCCGCTAGAGGTTGAGGATGCTGCGATCCTGCTTGATGTTGATCATCCAGACGCGATTCGTTGA
- a CDS encoding XdhC family protein: protein MQHLDLLVIRQALQWSLGGQRVWLCTVLFTYGSAPRAPGSLLVVNEQGGWLGSLSGGCVEDDFLQRVSEGAFPEPVTLVRYGDGTDSYSNVSLPCGGVLEVLVENLMPSCDVQAHLRELESALLGQRRLLRSVTVPHGAWQLIADVEQGPRVRRDLDTLHIRIGAAQRLLLAGYSSVAHICAEFGKTLGFEVVLCDPRDEVLEGVELPGVEIRRELPSMVIAAGGCHADTAVVALTHDPRIDDLAMIEAVRTEAFYIGVMGSQQTTNKRFERLLRSGGLCEADLARIQAPIGLNIGSKTPAEIALAVLADIVRQRNGIAKAQL from the coding sequence ATGCAACATCTTGATTTACTGGTGATTCGTCAGGCTTTGCAATGGTCACTGGGCGGTCAGCGCGTTTGGTTGTGTACGGTATTGTTTACCTATGGCTCAGCTCCCAGAGCTCCTGGTTCTTTATTGGTCGTCAACGAACAGGGCGGCTGGTTGGGCTCGCTGTCTGGTGGCTGTGTAGAGGATGATTTTCTCCAGCGTGTCAGCGAAGGCGCGTTTCCTGAGCCCGTAACCCTGGTGCGTTATGGCGACGGTACAGACAGTTACTCGAATGTCAGCCTGCCCTGCGGCGGTGTACTTGAGGTGTTGGTTGAAAACCTGATGCCCAGCTGTGACGTGCAGGCGCATTTGCGTGAGTTGGAAAGCGCCTTGCTTGGGCAGCGCCGGTTGTTGCGTTCGGTCACCGTGCCGCACGGTGCGTGGCAGTTGATTGCAGATGTCGAACAGGGACCGCGAGTGCGCCGCGACTTGGATACATTGCACATTCGGATTGGCGCTGCACAACGCCTGCTCCTGGCGGGCTATTCCAGCGTTGCTCATATCTGCGCCGAGTTTGGCAAAACGCTTGGTTTTGAGGTGGTGCTCTGTGACCCGCGAGATGAAGTGCTTGAAGGCGTTGAGCTACCGGGCGTCGAGATCCGTCGTGAGTTGCCATCAATGGTTATCGCCGCCGGTGGTTGCCATGCGGACACTGCGGTTGTGGCGCTGACCCACGACCCGCGAATTGATGATCTGGCCATGATTGAAGCGGTGCGCACCGAGGCATTTTATATCGGCGTGATGGGGTCCCAACAAACCACCAACAAGCGCTTTGAGCGCCTGTTGCGTTCCGGGGGGCTGTGTGAGGCTGACCTGGCGCGTATACAAGCACCGATTGGTCTCAATATTGGCAGCAAAACACCCGCGGAAATTGCTCTGGCTGTGCTTGCTGACATCGTCCGCCAGCGCAATGGCATTGCCAAGGCGCAGCTCTGA
- a CDS encoding MFS transporter — MSNTTPTLLRHHRPFIAFWLARVATASGFQMLTVAIGWHIYQLTGSVLDLGLVGLAEFLPRVLFMLHTGHVADRYNRARIAAICQTAQALIALALVISSYSGEISREMIFLLAFSLGAARAFEMPATQALLPRLVPPALFPAAVAASASAMQTATIVAPALGGFLFAFGSVWVYVPTAILYVLACGLMLSLPKHPAQQSKEKASLNNLLAGIRFIRSRPDVFGAISLDLFAVLLGGATALLPVFAKDILMTGPWGLGLLRSAPAVGALLMSFWLARFPINRQVGRTMFTAVAIFGVATIAFGLSTSFWFSMVVLVVLGAADMISMVIRGAFVQLQTPDAMRGRVSAVNGLFIGASNQLGEFESGLTAHWFGTVPAVVMGGVGTLLVTGTWIKLFPTLAQRDTLEQTEHELAAVKKASASV; from the coding sequence ATGTCGAACACCACGCCAACCCTGCTGCGCCACCACCGCCCATTTATCGCGTTCTGGCTTGCCCGCGTTGCAACCGCCAGCGGCTTTCAGATGCTTACTGTGGCAATCGGTTGGCATATCTACCAGCTCACCGGCAGTGTTCTTGATCTTGGTTTGGTCGGCTTAGCCGAATTCTTGCCGCGCGTGCTGTTCATGTTGCATACCGGCCATGTTGCCGATCGCTACAACCGGGCACGCATTGCCGCCATTTGCCAGACAGCACAGGCGCTGATCGCCTTGGCACTGGTGATCAGCAGCTACAGCGGTGAAATCAGTCGCGAGATGATTTTCCTGCTGGCGTTTAGTTTGGGCGCGGCTCGTGCCTTTGAAATGCCCGCCACGCAGGCACTGTTGCCACGCCTGGTGCCTCCTGCATTGTTTCCGGCAGCGGTTGCGGCATCAGCATCGGCCATGCAAACCGCAACCATAGTCGCGCCCGCATTGGGTGGCTTTCTGTTTGCCTTCGGCAGTGTCTGGGTCTACGTGCCCACCGCGATTCTGTATGTGCTGGCGTGCGGATTGATGCTCAGCCTGCCGAAACACCCCGCGCAGCAGAGCAAGGAAAAAGCATCGCTGAACAATCTGCTCGCGGGCATTCGTTTTATTCGTAGCCGGCCCGATGTGTTCGGCGCAATCTCCCTTGACCTGTTTGCGGTGCTGCTCGGCGGCGCCACTGCGCTGCTCCCAGTCTTTGCCAAAGACATCCTGATGACTGGCCCATGGGGACTTGGCCTGCTGCGTTCAGCGCCCGCGGTGGGTGCGTTGTTAATGTCCTTCTGGCTGGCGCGCTTCCCGATCAACCGTCAGGTCGGTCGGACCATGTTCACCGCAGTGGCGATTTTTGGCGTGGCAACCATCGCCTTTGGTCTATCGACCTCTTTCTGGTTCAGCATGGTGGTGCTGGTAGTGCTCGGCGCCGCTGACATGATCAGCATGGTTATCCGTGGGGCCTTCGTGCAACTGCAAACACCTGATGCCATGCGTGGCCGGGTCAGCGCGGTGAATGGCTTGTTTATTGGTGCATCCAACCAGCTCGGGGAGTTCGAGTCTGGGCTCACCGCACACTGGTTCGGCACTGTGCCCGCCGTGGTCATGGGTGGTGTCGGCACGCTGTTGGTGACAGGTACTTGGATCAAACTGTTCCCGACCCTGGCGCAGCGCGATACGTTAGAACAGACCGAGCACGAGTTGGCCGCAGTCAAGAAAGCCAGCGCCAGCGTTTAA